The Calditerrivibrio nitroreducens DSM 19672 genome window below encodes:
- a CDS encoding thiolase family protein, producing the protein MKNVYLIDGIRTPFGSFGGALSDIPAPELASILIKELQQKYNLPSDAANEVIIGQVIQGGSRQAPARQAMRLAGLSDSVHAMTVNKVCGSGLKSVMLATQSILLGDSSLVYAGGMENMSMAPFAMDKARFGYRMGHSTFFDLMIYDALQDPYSGKHMGEITEESIKKNGITREEQDNYAIRSYTLAQSAIENGTIRSEILPVIKKTKKGEQIIDKDEDPFKGDIAKLESLKPVFAKDGSITAGNASKINDGAAITLIADDDAVKKYGFQPKIRIVAYSTNSIHPSDFGEAPIGAIEKVVEKAQLNLDQIDLFEINEAFAAVPLMAIKKLKLDINKVNVNGGAVAFGHPVGASGARLLITLAREMIQKNKKYGIATLCIGGGEAVAVLIEKIN; encoded by the coding sequence ATGAAAAATGTATACTTAATCGATGGAATTAGGACGCCATTTGGCAGCTTTGGTGGCGCACTATCTGACATACCTGCACCAGAATTAGCATCTATTTTAATAAAAGAACTTCAGCAGAAATACAATCTACCTTCCGATGCAGCTAATGAGGTTATCATTGGTCAAGTAATCCAGGGTGGGTCAAGACAGGCTCCCGCAAGACAGGCGATGAGATTGGCAGGACTTTCGGATTCTGTTCATGCTATGACTGTAAACAAAGTTTGTGGTAGTGGTTTGAAATCAGTAATGCTTGCAACTCAGTCTATACTTTTGGGTGATTCATCCCTTGTATATGCTGGGGGAATGGAAAATATGTCAATGGCACCATTTGCTATGGATAAAGCACGATTTGGTTATAGAATGGGACATTCAACATTTTTCGACCTTATGATATATGATGCTTTACAGGATCCATATTCTGGAAAACATATGGGGGAGATAACCGAAGAAAGTATAAAGAAAAATGGTATTACAAGGGAAGAGCAGGATAACTACGCCATCAGAAGTTACACACTTGCCCAATCTGCTATTGAAAATGGAACAATCAGATCGGAAATCCTTCCAGTAATAAAAAAGACCAAAAAAGGTGAACAGATTATCGATAAAGATGAAGATCCATTCAAAGGGGATATAGCAAAACTTGAATCCCTAAAACCTGTTTTTGCAAAAGATGGTAGTATCACAGCAGGAAATGCATCAAAGATAAACGATGGTGCAGCAATTACATTAATAGCAGATGATGATGCAGTGAAAAAATATGGGTTTCAGCCAAAAATAAGAATTGTGGCTTACTCAACAAATAGTATCCATCCTAGCGATTTTGGTGAAGCACCAATAGGAGCAATTGAAAAGGTAGTAGAAAAAGCTCAGCTGAATTTGGATCAAATAGACCTTTTTGAAATAAATGAAGCTTTTGCTGCCGTACCTCTTATGGCAATTAAAAAACTAAAATTAGATATCAATAAAGTTAATGTTAATGGGGGAGCTGTCGCTTTTGGACACCCAGTTGGTGCGAGCGGTGCAAGGCTACTTATTACACTTGCAAGAGAGATGATACAGAAAAACAAAAAATATGGCATTGCCACTTTATGCATTGGTGGGGGTGAAGCGGTTGCAGTTTTAATTGAAAAGATCAATTAG